A DNA window from Aminiphilus circumscriptus DSM 16581 contains the following coding sequences:
- a CDS encoding sodium:solute symporter family protein, which produces MSVQLTILVGYVILLSFISWIATRIQRSGKGGALDYLLAGRHLPTPLVAAMLTGLAIGGASTVGVAENAYVRGLSAGWYNAAWGAAGILAGLFAAKHFRKMNVRTVPEMMGRMFGQGARTVGVIAQLLILMVITALQYVAGGAILTALLPDIFTFQTGMFASALIFIFITVVGGYWAGGLTNVVNVIVIYVGIFAALHGSSASFGGWDTIIAALPAGKPWFDWTSGVGTAVVTAWMVVMITQGFSVQAINQIAFAAKDEKTARNGFILGGILILPAGFLCALFGIIAASQFPGLEKPALALPSIAAHISPLVGGLFLASLWAADISTAVGLLLGSSTLIVEDIWKRFFPGTIAPDREVFVSRMVVLAVSICTFLMALTVRGILVTITTALAITASFTLLILAGIYTPGLCKRIAGFWTISASILVWLAWTFVPAIRVVPHLAYLEWPVCLAVFLLCAVLGKEPAKSLLVSETA; this is translated from the coding sequence ATGAGCGTGCAGTTGACCATTCTCGTAGGCTACGTCATTCTTCTTTCATTCATATCCTGGATCGCCACGCGGATCCAGCGAAGCGGCAAGGGCGGTGCGCTGGACTATCTCCTGGCGGGACGACACCTCCCCACTCCTCTCGTGGCGGCCATGCTGACCGGCCTTGCCATCGGCGGTGCCTCCACCGTGGGCGTCGCGGAAAACGCCTACGTGCGCGGCCTTTCCGCCGGCTGGTATAACGCGGCCTGGGGAGCCGCGGGTATCCTCGCGGGGCTCTTCGCGGCAAAACATTTCCGGAAGATGAACGTCAGAACCGTTCCGGAAATGATGGGGCGCATGTTCGGGCAGGGAGCGCGCACCGTCGGCGTGATCGCCCAGCTCCTCATCCTCATGGTCATCACGGCCCTGCAGTACGTGGCGGGCGGAGCAATCCTCACGGCCCTCCTGCCGGACATCTTCACCTTCCAGACGGGTATGTTCGCCTCGGCCCTCATCTTCATCTTCATCACCGTGGTCGGCGGCTACTGGGCCGGAGGGCTCACCAACGTGGTCAACGTCATCGTCATCTACGTGGGCATCTTCGCCGCACTTCACGGCAGCAGCGCCTCCTTCGGCGGATGGGACACCATCATCGCCGCGCTCCCCGCGGGCAAACCCTGGTTCGACTGGACCTCCGGCGTCGGCACCGCGGTAGTCACCGCCTGGATGGTGGTCATGATCACCCAGGGCTTCTCCGTCCAGGCCATCAACCAGATCGCCTTCGCCGCCAAGGACGAAAAGACCGCCCGCAACGGCTTCATTCTCGGCGGCATTCTCATTCTCCCCGCGGGCTTCCTCTGCGCTCTCTTCGGCATCATCGCCGCGTCCCAGTTCCCGGGCCTCGAAAAACCGGCCCTCGCCCTTCCCTCCATCGCGGCACACATCAGCCCTCTCGTGGGAGGACTCTTCCTCGCCTCTCTCTGGGCGGCGGACATCTCCACCGCGGTGGGACTCCTTCTCGGAAGCTCCACGCTGATCGTGGAGGACATCTGGAAACGCTTCTTCCCGGGAACGATCGCCCCCGATCGGGAAGTGTTCGTCTCCCGCATGGTCGTCCTCGCCGTGAGCATCTGCACCTTCCTCATGGCCCTCACGGTCCGGGGCATTCTCGTCACCATCACCACCGCGCTGGCCATCACCGCCTCCTTCACGCTGCTCATTCTCGCCGGCATCTACACGCCTGGTCTCTGCAAGCGCATTGCGGGCTTCTGGACCATTTCGGCCTCCATTCTCGTGTGGCTCGCATGGACCTTCGTTCCCGCCATCCGGGTGGTTCCCCACCTGGCCTACCTCGAATGGCCCGTCTGTCTCGCCGTGTTCCTCCTCTGCGCGGTCCTCGGCAAGGAACCCGCCAAGAGCCTTCTCGTATCCGAGACGGCCTAA
- a CDS encoding FAD-binding oxidoreductase: protein MSTEHISEKRAYGQLTEEVLEEIRGILGEKNVSLDPEKRQTYSFDQVPRGHWENTFLSDVVVFPETTEQIAALLALANRLRIPVTPRGAGTGLSGGAIPLHGGIVLSTEKMNRILELDEDNLTITVEPGVVTAEITKAARTAGLLYAGDPCSGDASFIGGNVAENAGGNKVVKYGSTGASVLALEVVLADGSVTWFGGKRRKDVTGYDFVHLLAGSEGTLGIITKIILRLLPLPTKVVDLLVPFPDTDTAVAFVPRIMIEGKVIPASIEFLDRSAIRLVEDYLSTRLPHGNAGAHLIIQLEGNDPETLADEYERIGELCFRHGAMEVFVADNRNVRDKLWKARKAVGEAMVAGFVQSALEDVVVPTSAVPELMREATRITETHGVEGINFGHIGDGNMHVNFVIRKPRSDWHEVMDRALRDLYRTVRRLGGTLSGEHGIGLKRRKYMEEVMDTAQIALIRRVKQAFDPNNILNPGKIVPDV from the coding sequence ATGTCCACAGAACACATTTCCGAAAAAAGAGCCTACGGACAACTCACCGAAGAGGTGCTGGAGGAGATCAGGGGAATCCTCGGCGAGAAGAACGTCTCCCTGGATCCGGAGAAACGGCAAACCTACTCCTTCGACCAGGTACCGAGGGGACATTGGGAGAACACATTTCTCTCCGACGTAGTGGTTTTTCCCGAGACGACGGAGCAGATTGCGGCCCTGCTCGCCCTCGCAAATCGCCTGCGCATTCCCGTGACACCCCGGGGAGCCGGCACGGGGCTCTCGGGAGGCGCCATTCCCCTGCACGGAGGCATCGTCCTCTCCACGGAGAAGATGAATCGCATCCTGGAGCTGGACGAGGACAACCTCACCATCACGGTCGAACCCGGGGTGGTGACCGCGGAGATCACGAAGGCCGCCCGCACTGCGGGGCTTCTCTACGCGGGAGATCCCTGCAGCGGTGATGCCTCTTTCATCGGAGGCAACGTGGCGGAGAACGCCGGAGGCAACAAGGTGGTGAAGTACGGCTCCACGGGAGCCTCGGTGCTGGCCCTCGAAGTGGTTCTCGCCGACGGTTCCGTCACCTGGTTCGGCGGCAAACGCCGCAAGGACGTGACAGGCTACGACTTCGTCCATCTCCTCGCCGGTTCCGAGGGAACCCTCGGGATCATCACGAAGATCATCCTCCGCCTCCTTCCCCTGCCGACGAAAGTAGTGGATCTTCTCGTTCCCTTTCCCGACACCGACACGGCGGTCGCTTTCGTCCCACGGATCATGATCGAGGGAAAGGTCATCCCCGCCTCCATCGAGTTTCTGGACCGCAGCGCCATCCGTCTCGTGGAGGACTATCTCAGTACCCGTCTTCCCCACGGTAATGCGGGAGCCCATCTCATCATCCAGCTCGAGGGCAACGACCCCGAAACACTCGCGGACGAATACGAGCGCATCGGAGAACTCTGCTTCCGCCACGGTGCGATGGAGGTCTTCGTGGCAGACAACCGGAACGTGCGGGACAAGCTCTGGAAGGCCAGGAAGGCCGTCGGCGAGGCCATGGTGGCGGGATTCGTCCAGAGCGCCCTGGAGGATGTGGTGGTTCCCACGAGCGCGGTTCCGGAGCTGATGCGCGAGGCGACGCGCATCACGGAGACGCACGGCGTGGAGGGAATCAATTTCGGCCACATCGGAGACGGAAACATGCACGTCAACTTCGTCATCCGAAAACCCCGTTCGGACTGGCACGAGGTGATGGACCGGGCACTCCGCGACCTTTACCGCACGGTGCGCCGCCTTGGAGGGACCCTGTCGGGAGAACACGGCATCGGCCTGAAACGGAGGAAATACATGGAGGAGGTGATGGATACGGCCCAGATCGCACTGATCCGTCGCGTGAAACAGGCGTTCGATCCCAACAACATCCTCAATCCGGGAAAGATCGTGCCCGACGTGTAG
- a CDS encoding amidohydrolase: MRALRIRGGRLWTGEAGCPRAEEMLVLGERIVAVGTTDEIERHPSARDARSLDLSGESVVPGITDGHLHLNMYAKQRFALDLEDAVSLRDLLERIRNAAATCPPDRWIYGVKFNNARWNDPRMPNRWDLDGLGLSQPVVLQRICTHVNVANGRALLRGGLIGSPESDHDGVLLEEAAFPLLETMKAELFGGGRMEELLGDACRELASYGVTSIHPCGADYYGMEEGLDLYQGLFRKNKLPVRVFSYHDKFPVPPLRSGFGDGWVTFQGYKLYLDGTIGARTAALSEPYADDPDNRGLLNHSLEHLIGLLREARARGLQTLIHTIGDAALDQALDALAAVESASWPPLPYPYRINHLQVCRPDQVARLAALPVFGDVQPSFVPSDLGIAPLRLGLVRVNWSYAWRTLLEAGIPLSASSDSPVESLNPWRGVWAAVNRTDDAGNPEGGFLPDQKLGLDQTLHMFTTTPARAVGREKDLGRLAPGCLADFAVLEDDLFAMPQEELLHVKVRFTFAGGACTWGDLDGWERIG, translated from the coding sequence ATGCGCGCTTTACGGATCCGGGGAGGAAGACTATGGACCGGCGAGGCCGGATGCCCCCGGGCGGAGGAGATGCTCGTCCTCGGGGAGAGAATTGTTGCGGTGGGTACCACCGATGAGATCGAGCGACATCCCTCCGCGAGGGATGCGCGTTCCCTCGACCTGTCGGGGGAGTCGGTCGTCCCGGGAATAACCGACGGGCACCTGCACTTGAACATGTACGCCAAACAACGCTTCGCCCTCGATCTCGAGGATGCGGTTTCGTTGAGAGATCTTCTGGAGCGGATCAGGAACGCCGCCGCCACCTGTCCCCCCGACAGGTGGATCTACGGAGTGAAGTTCAACAACGCCCGGTGGAACGATCCCCGCATGCCGAATCGTTGGGACTTGGACGGCCTCGGACTTTCCCAGCCCGTGGTGTTGCAGCGGATATGCACCCACGTGAACGTGGCGAACGGCAGGGCTCTTCTGCGGGGCGGGCTCATCGGCTCTCCGGAGAGCGACCACGATGGCGTCCTGCTCGAGGAAGCGGCCTTTCCCCTCCTGGAGACCATGAAGGCGGAGCTCTTCGGCGGCGGGCGCATGGAGGAACTCCTGGGCGACGCTTGCAGGGAACTCGCGAGCTATGGCGTCACCTCTATCCATCCCTGCGGCGCGGACTACTACGGCATGGAAGAGGGACTTGACCTCTATCAGGGACTCTTCCGAAAGAACAAGCTCCCCGTGCGGGTCTTCTCCTATCACGACAAGTTTCCCGTGCCTCCTCTGCGGAGCGGCTTCGGCGACGGATGGGTCACCTTTCAGGGGTACAAGCTCTATCTCGACGGTACCATCGGCGCCCGCACGGCGGCGCTCTCCGAGCCTTACGCGGACGATCCGGACAACAGAGGGCTTCTGAACCACAGCCTGGAACATCTCATCGGGCTGCTTCGGGAGGCTCGGGCTCGGGGATTGCAGACCCTGATCCACACCATTGGGGACGCCGCTCTGGACCAGGCCCTGGATGCTCTGGCGGCGGTGGAATCCGCTTCGTGGCCCCCTCTACCTTATCCCTACCGCATCAACCATCTTCAGGTGTGTCGTCCGGATCAGGTGGCGCGCCTCGCCGCGCTGCCCGTCTTCGGGGACGTGCAACCCTCCTTCGTACCGAGTGATCTGGGCATTGCTCCCCTCCGTCTCGGTCTTGTCCGGGTAAATTGGAGCTATGCCTGGCGCACGCTCCTGGAGGCGGGAATTCCGCTTTCCGCATCCAGCGACAGCCCGGTGGAATCCCTGAATCCCTGGCGAGGCGTCTGGGCTGCGGTGAACCGCACCGACGACGCGGGCAATCCCGAGGGTGGTTTCCTGCCGGACCAGAAGCTTGGTCTGGACCAGACGCTCCACATGTTCACCACCACCCCTGCCCGGGCGGTCGGTCGCGAAAAGGACCTGGGGCGGCTCGCGCCGGGGTGCCTGGCGGATTTTGCCGTTCTCGAGGACGATCTCTTCGCCATGCCTCAGGAAGAGCTTCTGCACGTCAAGGTCCGTTTCACCTTTGCGGGAGGAGCGTGTACCTGGGGTGATCTCGATGGTTGGGAACGGATCGGGTGA
- a CDS encoding response regulator has product MSERRTSPRWRRVSHLRERVRRLEKERKAVLNVLGAATRITDYSMIVDREGGAEAVLSEAVSRIRALLPLRAVAFFLFAEGGSEIVCAFADPPDAMTFLEREKECLIENRTFAWLVDRRKPLIVAAEDGKTLLLLSAVSAANRTMGVFMGVLEAMPEEALDMSLAFFLGVLNSTASVLQNLELYQMVRNLNEELRRKIDNLECSEAALSEYRDQLEMRVTERTEDLARANRVLLQEIAERKRAEALARRLASEAEAANRAKDEFLANMSHEIRTPMNGIIGMAELVLMSELDVEQRDQIETIRESAASLQEILNDILDLSKIEAGKMELHRFPFDFSVLVEGVGQLFSAKAEEKRLGLFVFFDPAAPRRVQGDPGRIRQVLVNLLGNAIKFTEKGYVFLHVSCPERSEGHGVFRLTVSDTGIGMSMEAQRHVFEKFIQGDSSASKSHSGTGLGLSISRNLVEQMGGTIFVSSREREGSVFTVLLPLPLDERSDDAKKETPELLGKRALVVRPDFLGVFVLEEYLRWWGMSCESAFSADEASAALREAEKKGLPVDVLVVDQDIPPSGGDALVRALQETALSAPPAVILLASMAYKIRMTREQENTRVCLVKPVRSSLLHSTLVRLLRNRADTESGGSAERSGGHRRRRRSALPPVPELKARVLLVEDNRVNQAVAQGMLRKMGCEVTVAANGVEALERFEKEFFDLVFMDCSMPVMDGYQATREMRRRQGAAMHTPIVAVTANAMEDDRNRCLAAGMDDYLAKPFTFAALRELLERTLFRVRTERKE; this is encoded by the coding sequence ATGTCCGAAAGAAGAACTTCTCCGAGGTGGAGACGGGTATCCCATCTGAGGGAGCGGGTCCGGAGGCTCGAAAAGGAGCGGAAGGCCGTTCTCAACGTTCTCGGAGCGGCCACGAGGATCACGGACTACTCTATGATCGTGGACAGGGAGGGCGGTGCGGAGGCGGTACTCTCCGAGGCGGTCTCGCGGATCCGAGCGCTTCTGCCTCTTAGGGCCGTCGCCTTTTTCCTTTTCGCCGAGGGTGGTTCGGAGATCGTTTGTGCCTTTGCGGATCCTCCGGACGCGATGACCTTTCTGGAACGGGAAAAGGAATGTCTCATCGAGAACCGTACCTTCGCCTGGCTCGTGGACCGGAGGAAGCCGCTCATCGTGGCCGCCGAGGACGGCAAAACTCTCCTGCTCCTTTCCGCCGTCTCGGCGGCGAACCGTACCATGGGTGTTTTCATGGGCGTTCTGGAAGCGATGCCGGAAGAGGCGCTGGACATGTCCCTCGCGTTTTTTTTAGGAGTGCTCAACAGTACGGCAAGCGTACTGCAAAACCTGGAGCTGTACCAAATGGTCCGGAACTTGAACGAGGAACTTCGGAGAAAGATCGACAATCTCGAATGCTCCGAAGCGGCACTTTCGGAGTATCGGGACCAGCTTGAGATGCGAGTGACGGAGCGGACTGAAGATCTTGCCCGGGCGAACCGAGTGCTTCTCCAGGAAATCGCGGAGCGTAAGCGCGCGGAGGCGCTGGCGAGACGTCTCGCCTCCGAGGCGGAGGCGGCGAATCGGGCGAAGGACGAATTTCTGGCGAACATGTCCCACGAAATCCGCACTCCCATGAACGGTATCATTGGGATGGCGGAACTGGTGCTCATGTCCGAACTCGATGTGGAGCAGCGCGATCAGATCGAGACCATTCGGGAATCCGCCGCTTCCCTCCAGGAGATTCTGAACGATATTCTCGACCTGTCGAAGATCGAGGCGGGAAAGATGGAACTCCACCGTTTTCCCTTCGATTTTTCCGTCCTTGTCGAAGGGGTTGGACAGCTCTTCTCCGCGAAAGCGGAGGAGAAGCGCCTCGGCCTCTTCGTCTTCTTCGATCCCGCTGCGCCACGCCGTGTTCAGGGAGATCCGGGACGTATCCGCCAAGTACTGGTCAATCTGCTCGGAAACGCCATCAAGTTCACTGAAAAAGGGTACGTGTTCCTCCATGTGAGCTGTCCGGAGCGGAGCGAGGGACACGGCGTGTTCCGTCTCACCGTTTCCGACACGGGCATCGGCATGTCCATGGAGGCGCAGCGTCACGTCTTCGAAAAATTTATTCAGGGAGACTCCTCTGCCTCGAAAAGCCACTCCGGCACTGGGCTCGGACTGTCGATCAGCCGAAATCTCGTGGAGCAGATGGGAGGAACCATCTTCGTGTCGAGCCGGGAGAGGGAGGGGAGTGTCTTCACAGTGCTCCTTCCCCTCCCTCTGGATGAAAGGAGCGACGACGCGAAGAAAGAAACGCCGGAACTCCTCGGAAAGCGGGCGCTCGTGGTGCGCCCCGATTTCCTCGGTGTGTTCGTCCTGGAGGAGTATCTGCGATGGTGGGGAATGTCCTGTGAAAGTGCGTTCTCGGCGGATGAGGCGAGCGCGGCTCTCCGGGAGGCGGAGAAGAAGGGGCTTCCCGTCGACGTGCTCGTGGTGGACCAGGACATCCCCCCTTCGGGAGGCGACGCGCTGGTGAGGGCACTTCAGGAGACTGCACTCTCTGCGCCTCCTGCGGTGATCCTGCTCGCCTCCATGGCCTACAAAATCCGGATGACCCGGGAGCAGGAGAACACCCGGGTCTGTCTCGTCAAACCCGTTCGTTCCTCCCTGCTCCACAGCACTCTGGTACGGCTTTTGCGAAACAGAGCCGATACAGAGAGCGGTGGAAGTGCGGAACGAAGCGGAGGCCATCGGAGAAGGCGCCGGAGTGCCCTTCCTCCCGTTCCGGAACTCAAGGCCAGGGTGCTTCTCGTGGAGGACAACCGGGTAAACCAGGCGGTTGCCCAGGGAATGCTCCGGAAAATGGGGTGCGAGGTGACGGTCGCGGCGAATGGGGTCGAAGCGCTGGAGCGGTTCGAGAAGGAGTTCTTCGACCTGGTGTTCATGGATTGTTCCATGCCCGTCATGGACGGCTACCAGGCGACCCGGGAGATGCGCCGCCGCCAGGGAGCAGCGATGCACACCCCCATCGTAGCCGTGACCGCCAACGCCATGGAAGACGACCGTAATCGCTGTCTTGCCGCCGGAATGGACGATTATCTGGCCAAACCGTTCACATTCGCGGCGCTCCGCGAGCTTCTGGAGCGGACTCTCTTTCGGGTCCGCACGGAGCGGAAGGAGTGA
- a CDS encoding alpha/beta hydrolase, with amino-acid sequence MNVERVSIRGSFGDEKVLLHLVGTDYPGPLVLLFHGVHGCADMTEGNKYGDIARLLLKQRIASCLVETSRLRRDRDTFGEDRDSWAKEAFRGKTFSQDLWDIFAAFRYVRTCFPERPLWPWGFSLGGIESLFLLGSTPPHVPGCGELPKPDVSGTPCLFVSGSGDALRPEAQESRKLPILDSLFAQENLHEAARRTRVQHLTVFYGSEDATFPEESCRRLANLVHCEGENRRFLVLDGCDHSFRTLRGVPSQEPIRHMCAVVTALRDTLSPELRLPPQT; translated from the coding sequence ATGAATGTGGAAAGAGTGTCCATCCGAGGTTCCTTCGGAGACGAAAAGGTCCTGCTGCATCTCGTCGGGACGGATTATCCGGGGCCGCTCGTCCTTCTGTTCCACGGCGTCCACGGGTGCGCCGACATGACCGAGGGAAACAAGTACGGGGACATAGCCCGGCTCCTCCTGAAACAGCGCATCGCCTCCTGTCTCGTGGAAACAAGCCGCCTGCGCCGGGACCGGGATACCTTCGGGGAAGACCGCGACAGTTGGGCCAAAGAGGCTTTTCGGGGCAAAACCTTCTCCCAGGACCTGTGGGACATCTTCGCCGCCTTCCGCTACGTGCGGACGTGTTTTCCCGAACGCCCCCTCTGGCCCTGGGGATTTTCCCTCGGAGGAATCGAATCGCTGTTTCTTCTGGGAAGCACTCCGCCGCACGTCCCCGGCTGCGGGGAGCTTCCGAAACCGGACGTCTCCGGCACTCCATGCCTCTTTGTCTCCGGAAGCGGCGACGCCCTCAGGCCCGAGGCGCAGGAAAGCCGGAAACTTCCCATTCTGGACTCGCTCTTCGCCCAGGAAAACCTGCACGAAGCCGCCCGGAGGACACGGGTGCAGCATCTCACGGTGTTCTACGGCAGCGAGGATGCCACGTTCCCCGAGGAATCCTGCCGGAGGCTCGCGAACCTGGTGCACTGCGAGGGCGAGAACAGACGCTTTCTAGTCCTCGATGGGTGCGACCACTCCTTCCGCACGCTCCGAGGCGTCCCGTCCCAGGAACCGATCCGGCACATGTGCGCTGTCGTCACGGCGCTTCGGGACACGCTCTCTCCGGAACTGCGCCTTCCGCCTCAAACGTAG
- a CDS encoding transporter substrate-binding domain-containing protein, with protein MKKSLAVVLTTALVFLFAFGPAAAAILEKETILVGTESTYPPYEFRDKDNNLQGFDIDLTHALAEKLGKKVEWVDMPFDSLIPALLSGKIDLIAAGMSATEERAKRVAFTTPYEISLSTFIVKAGREDIKSLEDLKGKTVAAQLGTVQDTYAGTIEGVEVKRFQKFDDCVREVALGRVDATLMDRPVAVKFVDQKDFAGQVQLAFDQEITGTGKALATRLDETAFLEGLNKALKEMDDTGKLQELRDKWMQY; from the coding sequence ATGAAAAAAAGTCTCGCAGTCGTATTGACCACGGCATTGGTGTTCCTCTTCGCTTTCGGCCCGGCGGCGGCGGCGATCCTCGAGAAGGAGACGATCCTCGTCGGAACGGAGAGCACCTATCCACCCTATGAATTCAGGGACAAGGACAACAATCTCCAGGGATTCGACATCGACCTCACTCATGCCCTCGCGGAGAAGCTCGGCAAAAAGGTGGAGTGGGTGGACATGCCCTTCGACAGTCTCATTCCCGCCCTCCTTTCGGGCAAGATCGACCTCATCGCCGCAGGCATGAGCGCCACGGAAGAGCGCGCCAAGCGGGTTGCCTTCACCACTCCCTACGAGATCTCCCTGAGCACCTTCATCGTCAAGGCCGGACGGGAGGACATCAAGAGCCTGGAGGATTTGAAGGGCAAAACCGTCGCCGCACAGCTGGGGACAGTTCAGGACACCTATGCCGGAACCATCGAGGGCGTCGAGGTGAAGCGTTTCCAAAAGTTCGACGACTGCGTCCGTGAAGTGGCCCTCGGTCGCGTGGACGCCACCCTTATGGACCGCCCCGTGGCGGTGAAGTTCGTCGATCAGAAGGATTTCGCGGGACAAGTGCAGCTCGCCTTCGACCAGGAGATCACCGGAACAGGGAAAGCTCTGGCGACGCGCCTCGACGAGACGGCATTCCTGGAGGGACTCAACAAGGCGCTGAAGGAGATGGACGACACGGGCAAGCTCCAGGAACTTCGGGACAAGTGGATGCAGTACTGA
- a CDS encoding amino acid ABC transporter ATP-binding protein: MVAAVEVKGLHKSFGTLTVLQGVDLRIEEKEVVSVIGPSGSGKSTLARCICCLEEIQQGEVRLHGERVDGGRLRNKAMAHLVGMIFQQFNLWPHLTALENVCLAPVRVLGLAPEAARERGSALLERVGLGDKLGARPAQLSGGQQQRVAIARALAMEPRIMLFDEPTSALDPELVGEVLEVMTDLAASGMTMLIITHEMLFAREVSHRVIFMADGNIVEEGTPEALFLNPRMPRTKSFLHRMSAHFGTALVAEEGRGRR, encoded by the coding sequence ATGGTGGCCGCCGTCGAGGTGAAGGGACTGCACAAGTCCTTCGGTACCCTGACCGTGCTTCAGGGAGTCGATCTGCGCATCGAGGAGAAGGAAGTGGTGTCCGTCATCGGGCCCAGCGGCTCGGGAAAGAGTACGCTGGCCCGCTGCATCTGCTGTCTGGAGGAGATACAGCAGGGGGAGGTCCGCCTCCACGGAGAACGCGTGGATGGAGGGCGTCTCCGGAACAAGGCCATGGCGCATCTCGTGGGGATGATCTTTCAGCAGTTTAACCTCTGGCCGCATCTCACTGCCCTGGAGAACGTCTGTCTCGCCCCCGTCCGGGTGCTCGGGCTCGCTCCCGAAGCAGCACGGGAAAGAGGATCGGCGCTCCTGGAACGGGTTGGCCTCGGGGACAAGCTCGGTGCCCGTCCGGCCCAACTCTCGGGAGGGCAGCAGCAGCGGGTGGCCATCGCCAGGGCCCTCGCGATGGAACCCAGGATCATGCTCTTCGACGAGCCCACGAGTGCCCTTGACCCAGAACTCGTCGGGGAAGTTCTCGAGGTCATGACCGATCTCGCCGCGTCGGGGATGACCATGCTGATCATCACCCATGAAATGCTCTTCGCCCGGGAGGTCTCCCACCGGGTTATCTTCATGGCCGATGGAAACATCGTCGAGGAGGGGACTCCGGAAGCGCTCTTCCTGAACCCCCGCATGCCGCGCACGAAGAGCTTTCTTCACCGCATGTCCGCGCATTTCGGCACCGCCCTCGTGGCGGAGGAAGGAAGAGGGCGGCGATGA